A genomic window from Glycine soja cultivar W05 chromosome 10, ASM419377v2, whole genome shotgun sequence includes:
- the LOC114370290 gene encoding 60S ribosomal protein L4-like — translation MAAAARPLVTVQALDSDMATDASATVPIPDVMKSSIRPDIVNFVHSNISKNSRQPYAVSRRAGHQTSAESWGTGRAVSRIPRVPGGGTHRAGQGAFGNMCRGGRMFAPTKIWRRWHRKINVNQKRYAVVSAIAASAIPSLVLARGHRIESVPELPLVVSDSAESVEKTKEAIKVLKQIGAFPDAEKAKDSRSIRPGKGKMRNRRYISRRGPLIVYGTEGAKAVKAFRNVPGVEVANVERLNLLKLAPGGHLGRFVVWTKSAFEKLDSIYGSFDKPSEKKKGYLLPRPKMVNSDLARIINSDEVQSVVRPIKKDVKKATLKKNPLKNLNSMLKLNPYAKTAKRMALLAEAQRVKAKKEKLDKKRKTVSKEEASAIKSAGKAWYHTMVSDSDYTEFDNFSKWLGVSQ, via the exons ATGGCCGCAGCAGCACGTCCTCTCGTCACCGTGCAGGCCCTCGACAGTGACATGGCCACCGACGCCTCCGCCACCGTCCCTATCCCTGACGTCATGAAGTCCTCCATCCGCCCGGACATCGTCAACTTCGTACACTCCAACATCTCCAAGAACAGCCGACAACCCTATGCAGTCAGCCGCCGCGCCGGCCACCAGACTTCCGCCGAGTCCTGGGGAACCGGTCGTGCCGTCTCCCGTATCCCCCGTGTTCCCGGCGGCGGAACCCATCGCGCCGGCCAGGGAGCCTTCGGAAACATGTGTCGTGGAGGACGCATGTTTGCCCCGACCAAGATCTGGCGCCGCTGGCACAGGAAAATCAATGTGAACCAGAAGCGCTACGCCGTTGTCTCCGCCATCGCTGCCTCCGCCATCCCCTCCCTCGTCCTCGCCCGCGGCCACCGCATCGAGTCCGTCCCGGAGCTCCCACTCGTCGTTAGCGACTCCGCCGAGAGCGTCgagaaaacaaaagaagcaATCAAAGTCCTCAAGCAGATCGGAGCATTCCCTGACGCAGAGAAAGCAAAAGACAGTCGCAGCATTCGTCCTGGAAAGGGGAAAATGCGTAACCGTCGCTACATCTCACGCCGTGGACCACTCATCGTGTACGGAACGGAAGGAGCCAAAGCCGTTAAGGCCTTCCGTAACGTCCCCGGCGTGGAAGTCGCTAACGTCGAGAGGCTTAACCTTCTGAAACTTGCTCCAGGAGGACACCTCGGGAGGTTTGTGGTTTGGACAAAAAGCGCTTTTGAGAAGCTGGATTCGATTTATGGGTCTTTTGATAAGCCCTCTGAGAAGAAGAAGGGGTACTTGCTTCCCAGGCCCAAGATGGTTAACTCTGATCTTgccaggattattaattctgaCGAGGTTCAGTCTGTTGTGAGGCCCATTAAGAAGGATGTGAAGAAGGCCACGCTGAAGAAGAACCCTCTTAAGAACCTGAACTCTATGCTGAAGCTGAATCCTTATGCCAAGACTGCTAAGAGGATGGCTCTTCTTGCTGAAGCTCAGCGCGTTAAGGCCAAGAAGGAGAAGCTCGACAAGAAGAGGAAGACTGTCTCTAAG GAGGAAGCTTCTGCCATCAAGTCTGCTGGGAAAGCATGGTATCACACTATGGTGTCAGATTCTGATTATACAGAATTCGACAACTTTTCTAAGTGGCTGGGTGTTTCACAGTAA
- the LOC114372630 gene encoding protein REVEILLE 8-like isoform X3, whose product MKSVWWKEVVFVFVFGVGTIDIGGSQIVNRTYTHPASHATSFSLSLPPSLSLSLSLSLSLSKLFLVETVSLCYLWRSMNSTTNTSNSQSMAAAAPSDGSGKKVRKPYTITKSRESWTEEEHDKFLEALQLFDRDWKKIEDFVGSKTVIQIRSHAQKYFLKVQKNGTVAHVPPPRPKRKAAHPYPQKASKNVLVPLPASIGYASSRNTLAPGFASWDETSLLMNAGADKPMTCQDELNNLHHGNEADIGSKGIAQITNSSLSGVGNSTGALPTSEIPKQGKQAPVLHGLPDFAEVYSFIGSVFDPETNDHVQKLKEMDPINFETVLLLMRNLTVNLSSPDFEPI is encoded by the exons ATGAAATCAGTGTGGTGGAAAGaagttgtgtttgtgtttgtgtttggtgtTGGGACAATTGATATTGGTGGCTCTCAAATTGTGAACCGCACATATACCCACCCTGCTTCCCACGCCACATcgttctccctctccctccctccctctctctctctctctctctctctctctctctctctctctaagctCTTTCTTGTTGAAACTGTGAGTCTATGTTATTTGTGGCGGAGCATGAACTCCACCACCAACACTTCGAATTCTCAGTCAATGGCTGCAGCAGCACCGAGTGATGGTTCTGGGAAGAAGGTAAGAAAGCCTTACACCATAACCAAGTCCAGAGAGAGTTGGACTGAGGAAGAACATGATAAGTTTCTCGAAGCTCTCCAACT ATTTGACAGGGACTGGAAGAAAATTGAAGATTTTGTAGGTTCAAAAACAGTTATTCAG ATTCGAAGCCATGCCCAGAAATACTTCTTGAAAGTTCAAAAGAATGGGACTGTGGCACATGTGCCTCCTCCCCGTCCAAAGCGCAAAGCTGCTCATCCTTACCCGCAAAAGGCATCAAAAAATG TTTTGGTGCCACTACCAGCTTCCATTGGTTATGCTTCATCGAGAAATACGCTTGCACCTGGGTTTGCCTCATGGGATGAAACTTCCCTGCTGATGAATGCTGGAGCCGATAAACCCATGACCTGTCAGGATGAACTCAACAATCTTCATCATGGAAATGAAG CTGATATTGGATCAAAGGGGATAGCACAGATTACCAACAGCAGTCTCAGTGGTGTAGGAAATTCTACTGGAGCACTACCGACTTCTGAGATACCCAAGCAAGGGAAACAAGCTCCAGTGCTTCATG GTTTGCCAGATTTTGCTGAAGTTTACAGTTTCATTGGAAGTGTATTTGATCCAGAAACAAACGACCATGTCCAGAAGCTGAAGGAAATGGATCCTATAAATTTTGAAACT GTTTTGTTGTTAATGAGAAACCTCACTGTCAACTTGTCTAGCCCTGACTTTGAACCCATC TGA
- the LOC114372630 gene encoding protein REVEILLE 8-like isoform X2, which yields MKSVWWKEVVFVFVFGVGTIDIGGSQIVNRTYTHPASHATSFSLSLPPSLSLSLSLSLSLSKLFLVETVSLCYLWRSMNSTTNTSNSQSMAAAAPSDGSGKKVRKPYTITKSRESWTEEEHDKFLEALQLFDRDWKKIEDFVGSKTVIQIRSHAQKYFLKVQKNGTVAHVPPPRPKRKAAHPYPQKASKNVLVPLPASIGYASSRNTLAPGFASWDETSLLMNAGADKPMTCQDELNNLHHGNEADIGSKGIAQITNSSLSGVGNSTGALPTSEIPKQGKQAPVLHGLPDFAEVYSFIGSVFDPETNDHVQKLKEMDPINFETVLLLMRNLTVNLSSPDFEPIKVLSTYDVNTVAVGIDVKTNDLSCQTA from the exons ATGAAATCAGTGTGGTGGAAAGaagttgtgtttgtgtttgtgtttggtgtTGGGACAATTGATATTGGTGGCTCTCAAATTGTGAACCGCACATATACCCACCCTGCTTCCCACGCCACATcgttctccctctccctccctccctctctctctctctctctctctctctctctctctctctctaagctCTTTCTTGTTGAAACTGTGAGTCTATGTTATTTGTGGCGGAGCATGAACTCCACCACCAACACTTCGAATTCTCAGTCAATGGCTGCAGCAGCACCGAGTGATGGTTCTGGGAAGAAGGTAAGAAAGCCTTACACCATAACCAAGTCCAGAGAGAGTTGGACTGAGGAAGAACATGATAAGTTTCTCGAAGCTCTCCAACT ATTTGACAGGGACTGGAAGAAAATTGAAGATTTTGTAGGTTCAAAAACAGTTATTCAG ATTCGAAGCCATGCCCAGAAATACTTCTTGAAAGTTCAAAAGAATGGGACTGTGGCACATGTGCCTCCTCCCCGTCCAAAGCGCAAAGCTGCTCATCCTTACCCGCAAAAGGCATCAAAAAATG TTTTGGTGCCACTACCAGCTTCCATTGGTTATGCTTCATCGAGAAATACGCTTGCACCTGGGTTTGCCTCATGGGATGAAACTTCCCTGCTGATGAATGCTGGAGCCGATAAACCCATGACCTGTCAGGATGAACTCAACAATCTTCATCATGGAAATGAAG CTGATATTGGATCAAAGGGGATAGCACAGATTACCAACAGCAGTCTCAGTGGTGTAGGAAATTCTACTGGAGCACTACCGACTTCTGAGATACCCAAGCAAGGGAAACAAGCTCCAGTGCTTCATG GTTTGCCAGATTTTGCTGAAGTTTACAGTTTCATTGGAAGTGTATTTGATCCAGAAACAAACGACCATGTCCAGAAGCTGAAGGAAATGGATCCTATAAATTTTGAAACT GTTTTGTTGTTAATGAGAAACCTCACTGTCAACTTGTCTAGCCCTGACTTTGAACCCATC AAggtattgtcaacatatgatgtCAATACCGTGGCAGTAGGAATTGATGTCAAGACAAATGATCTATCATGTCAAACCGCTTAA
- the LOC114372630 gene encoding protein REVEILLE 8-like isoform X1, producing MKSVWWKEVVFVFVFGVGTIDIGGSQIVNRTYTHPASHATSFSLSLPPSLSLSLSLSLSLSKLFLVETVSLCYLWRSMNSTTNTSNSQSMAAAAPSDGSGKKVRKPYTITKSRESWTEEEHDKFLEALQLFDRDWKKIEDFVGSKTVIQIRSHAQKYFLKVQKNGTVAHVPPPRPKRKAAHPYPQKASKNVLVPLPASIGYASSRNTLAPGFASWDETSLLMNAGADKPMTCQDELNNLHHGNEADIGSKGIAQITNSSLSGVGNSTGALPTSEIPKQGKQAPVLHGLPDFAEVYSFIGSVFDPETNDHVQKLKEMDPINFETVLLLMRNLTVNLSSPDFEPIKKVLSTYDVNTVAVGIDVKTNDLSCQTA from the exons ATGAAATCAGTGTGGTGGAAAGaagttgtgtttgtgtttgtgtttggtgtTGGGACAATTGATATTGGTGGCTCTCAAATTGTGAACCGCACATATACCCACCCTGCTTCCCACGCCACATcgttctccctctccctccctccctctctctctctctctctctctctctctctctctctctctaagctCTTTCTTGTTGAAACTGTGAGTCTATGTTATTTGTGGCGGAGCATGAACTCCACCACCAACACTTCGAATTCTCAGTCAATGGCTGCAGCAGCACCGAGTGATGGTTCTGGGAAGAAGGTAAGAAAGCCTTACACCATAACCAAGTCCAGAGAGAGTTGGACTGAGGAAGAACATGATAAGTTTCTCGAAGCTCTCCAACT ATTTGACAGGGACTGGAAGAAAATTGAAGATTTTGTAGGTTCAAAAACAGTTATTCAG ATTCGAAGCCATGCCCAGAAATACTTCTTGAAAGTTCAAAAGAATGGGACTGTGGCACATGTGCCTCCTCCCCGTCCAAAGCGCAAAGCTGCTCATCCTTACCCGCAAAAGGCATCAAAAAATG TTTTGGTGCCACTACCAGCTTCCATTGGTTATGCTTCATCGAGAAATACGCTTGCACCTGGGTTTGCCTCATGGGATGAAACTTCCCTGCTGATGAATGCTGGAGCCGATAAACCCATGACCTGTCAGGATGAACTCAACAATCTTCATCATGGAAATGAAG CTGATATTGGATCAAAGGGGATAGCACAGATTACCAACAGCAGTCTCAGTGGTGTAGGAAATTCTACTGGAGCACTACCGACTTCTGAGATACCCAAGCAAGGGAAACAAGCTCCAGTGCTTCATG GTTTGCCAGATTTTGCTGAAGTTTACAGTTTCATTGGAAGTGTATTTGATCCAGAAACAAACGACCATGTCCAGAAGCTGAAGGAAATGGATCCTATAAATTTTGAAACT GTTTTGTTGTTAATGAGAAACCTCACTGTCAACTTGTCTAGCCCTGACTTTGAACCCATC AAGAAggtattgtcaacatatgatgtCAATACCGTGGCAGTAGGAATTGATGTCAAGACAAATGATCTATCATGTCAAACCGCTTAA